A region from the Bacillota bacterium genome encodes:
- the ligD gene encoding non-homologous end-joining DNA ligase, with amino-acid sequence MTVVAGLAGQHVEVEGRELRLTNLDKLLWPEDGIRKADLIDYYLKVADVLLPHLRGRPLTLTRYPDGITGGSFYQKDRPEHAPEWIRTYPYRGEGHVIRFVLAEERATLAWLGNQACLEIHPAPWQVSHPDLPDRLVIDLDPAPPATFEDVRRAAVMVRTLLEQLGVRGFPKTSGATGIHVFIPLVPDAGPEEVTRVAETLARVLRAARPDLITLERAVRNRTGKVYVDYLQNARGKTMVAPYSPRALPGAPVSAPFAWDELEHVLPREFTIRTLPDRLARRGDLAAGLLGAGHRLSDLAGRLRGVH; translated from the coding sequence GTGACGGTGGTGGCGGGCCTGGCGGGCCAGCACGTCGAGGTGGAGGGGCGCGAACTGCGCCTGACCAACCTGGACAAGCTGCTCTGGCCTGAGGACGGTATCCGCAAGGCCGACCTCATCGACTATTACCTGAAAGTGGCGGACGTACTCCTGCCCCATCTCAGGGGACGTCCTCTCACTCTTACCCGTTATCCGGACGGAATCACGGGCGGGTCTTTCTACCAGAAAGACCGGCCCGAACACGCCCCAGAGTGGATCAGGACTTACCCCTACCGGGGCGAGGGACACGTGATCCGCTTCGTACTGGCGGAAGAACGGGCTACCCTGGCTTGGCTGGGAAATCAGGCTTGCCTGGAGATCCACCCCGCTCCCTGGCAGGTCTCCCACCCGGACCTGCCCGACCGCCTGGTGATCGACCTGGACCCGGCCCCGCCGGCTACGTTTGAGGATGTCCGCCGGGCGGCCGTCATGGTGCGCACCCTGCTGGAGCAATTGGGCGTCCGGGGATTTCCCAAGACCTCGGGCGCAACCGGTATCCACGTCTTCATCCCCCTCGTTCCCGACGCCGGCCCGGAGGAGGTCACGCGGGTGGCGGAAACGCTGGCGCGCGTTTTGCGGGCGGCCCGCCCCGACCTCATCACCCTGGAGCGGGCGGTTAGGAACCGCACTGGGAAAGTCTACGTGGACTATCTGCAAAACGCACGGGGCAAGACCATGGTGGCACCGTACAGCCCGCGGGCGTTGCCCGGGGCCCCGGTATCCGCTCCTTTTGCATGGGATGAGCTGGAGCACGTCTTACCCCGGGAGTTCACCATACGAACCCTGCCGGACCGCCTGGCCCGGCGCGGAGACCTGGCCGCAGGCTTGCTTGGCGCCGGCCACCGCCTCAGCGACCTCGCCGGCCGCCTCCGCGGGGTACACTGA
- the ligD gene encoding non-homologous end-joining DNA ligase, whose amino-acid sequence MLAYAAPAPFDSPRHLFEPKWDGYRCLAFVDGGVTRLQSRNLRDITGEFPGLEGLHRYLKARQAVVDGEITAWEQGRPSFSALQARTGRLVFVAFDLLELEGRELMDRPLAERREVLERVVQEETAGGDLALSPVVPERGRELFAKAARLGLEGVVGKERDSPYLPGQRSRYWLKVKVRRTADCVIVGYRLAPGGGLGSLVLAVPGAGEWQVVGHVGTGWDQRTGAHILSLLHPGSPPARVPRGFRRGVAWVEPQVVCSVSYLEVTRDGMLRHTSFLGLRPDLSPREAGLELQPDDRPAITPGEQGRREPPGQV is encoded by the coding sequence ATGCTGGCATATGCCGCTCCTGCCCCTTTCGACTCTCCCCGCCACCTGTTCGAGCCCAAGTGGGACGGTTACCGCTGCCTGGCCTTCGTGGACGGGGGAGTCACCCGCCTGCAGAGCCGCAACCTGCGAGACATTACGGGGGAGTTTCCGGGCCTGGAAGGGTTACACCGGTACCTGAAGGCGCGGCAGGCGGTGGTGGACGGGGAGATCACCGCCTGGGAACAGGGGAGGCCGTCCTTTTCTGCCCTGCAGGCCCGGACGGGACGACTGGTGTTCGTTGCCTTCGACCTCCTCGAACTTGAGGGGCGGGAGCTGATGGACCGGCCCCTGGCGGAGCGTAGAGAGGTCCTGGAGCGCGTGGTACAAGAGGAGACGGCCGGGGGGGATCTGGCGCTTTCCCCCGTGGTGCCCGAGAGGGGTCGGGAACTTTTCGCGAAGGCGGCCCGGCTGGGGCTAGAGGGCGTAGTGGGCAAGGAGCGGGACAGCCCCTACCTGCCCGGGCAGAGGTCCCGTTACTGGCTCAAGGTAAAGGTGCGGCGTACCGCTGATTGCGTCATCGTGGGGTACCGGCTGGCCCCGGGCGGTGGCCTGGGGTCGCTCGTGCTGGCCGTCCCCGGCGCAGGGGAGTGGCAGGTGGTGGGGCACGTGGGCACGGGATGGGACCAGCGCACGGGAGCACACATCCTTTCTCTGCTGCACCCCGGTTCCCCGCCGGCCCGCGTCCCCAGGGGGTTCCGCCGGGGCGTCGCCTGGGTGGAACCCCAGGTGGTGTGCAGCGTATCCTACCTGGAGGTAACCCGGGATGGCATGCTGCGGCACACCAGCTTCCTCGGGTTGCGCCCTGACCTTTCGCCTCGAGAAGCGGGGCTGGAACTGCAACCCGATGACCGCCCTGCTATCACCCCGGGGGAGCAAGGCCGGCGGGAGCCTCCGGGCCAGGTGTGA
- a CDS encoding Ku protein: MRSLWKGSISFGLVNIPVRLYAATEDRDVHFHLLHRECHTPIRYQRFCPTCGETVPSENIVRAYEWQRDAYVPVEEEELERLPPAAQRTIRILDFVNLADIDPIYFDRSYYLEPMEGAERSYALLRRAMREAGRVAVAQVAFRQKEHLASVRVYGERVLVLETMHYPDEVRDPSPLRGTDQETEVDPRELELAHTLIERLTVCFDPGKYRDRYREALLELVARKAQGQRWELPRPQEPVGVESLLEALRESVRLAEAGART, from the coding sequence GTGCGCAGCCTGTGGAAGGGCAGCATCTCCTTCGGATTAGTGAACATTCCGGTTCGTCTATATGCCGCTACGGAGGATAGGGATGTGCACTTTCACCTGTTGCACCGGGAGTGCCACACCCCTATCCGCTACCAGCGTTTTTGCCCGACCTGCGGGGAGACGGTGCCCTCTGAGAATATCGTACGTGCCTACGAGTGGCAGCGGGACGCCTACGTCCCCGTTGAGGAGGAAGAACTCGAGCGGTTGCCTCCGGCTGCCCAGCGCACCATCCGTATCCTGGATTTCGTGAATCTGGCCGATATCGACCCCATCTACTTCGACCGTTCCTACTACCTGGAGCCCATGGAGGGTGCGGAGCGGTCCTATGCCCTCTTGCGGCGGGCCATGCGGGAAGCAGGGCGGGTAGCCGTGGCCCAGGTGGCATTCCGCCAGAAGGAACATCTGGCTTCAGTGCGGGTCTACGGGGAACGGGTGCTGGTGCTGGAAACCATGCACTATCCCGATGAGGTCCGGGATCCATCGCCACTGCGCGGGACAGACCAGGAGACGGAGGTGGATCCCCGAGAACTGGAACTCGCCCATACCCTCATCGAACGGCTGACGGTGTGCTTTGACCCGGGCAAGTACCGGGACCGTTATCGCGAAGCCCTCCTGGAACTGGTGGCGAGGAAGGCCCAGGGCCAGAGGTGGGAGCTGCCCCGGCCCCAGGAGCCGGTGGGGGTGGAGAGCTTGCTGGAAGCCCTGCGGGAAAGCGTGCGCCTGGCCGAGGCGGGAGCCAGGACGTAA